One Vicia villosa cultivar HV-30 ecotype Madison, WI linkage group LG5, Vvil1.0, whole genome shotgun sequence genomic window, gataccaattgaaggatagaaaaacacttagaaagggggggggggggtttgaataagtgtagctttaaaacttgacagataaaaataaattgcacagttatttttatcctggttcgttgttaactaaactactccagtccacccccgcagagatgatttacctcaactgaggatttaatccactaatcgcacggattacaatggttctccacttagtcagcaactaagtcttccagagtcttctgatcacacactgatcactccaggaacaactgcttagataccctctaagacttttctagagtctactgatccacacgatcactctagttacaacctgcttagataacctctaagactttcctagagtattctgatccacacgatcactctagttccttacaacttaatgtaatcaattctaagagtattacaaatgcttcttaaaagcgataatcacaactgtgatatttctcttaacgtttaagcttaatctcactaatatattacaacagcaatgtagtgagctttgatgaagatgaagattctgagttttgatttgaacagcgtttgagcaagttgatttgagttgttttggtgcagaatcgttaaccttgcttctcatcagaacttcatatttataggcgttggagaagatgaccgttgagtgcatttaatgctttgcgtgttccgtacagcatcgcatttaatgttatacgcttttgtcaactacctcgagccttgttcacgctgtgtctactgacgtagcctttagtagcttttaacgttccttttgtcagtcagcgtagcttgccacttgtacttccttctgatctgatgtttgtgaatacaacgtttgaatatcatcagagtcaaacagcttggtgcatagcatcttctgatcttctgaccttgaagtgcttctgagcgtgataccatcagtacttcagtgcttctgttctcttgttcttctgatgcttccatagacccatgttctgattctgcttcgaccatcttctgatgtcttgccagaccatgttctgatgttgcatgctgaaccctttgagacaaagcttctgagcgctgaattatgcgtactctttatatatttcctgaaaaggaaattgcattggattagagtaccatattatcttaagcaaaattcatattattgttatcatcaaaactaagataattgatcagaacaaattttGTTCTAACAATAATAGCAACGGGAATCGATATATCATATAGGAGATGCATGTAATTATGGAAGAATTGTGTCACCAAAATTAAACCCTTTAGAAAAGTGTTACGAGCCTTCGAGAACAATCAGAGTTCGACGAGTATGAGGGAATATAAACCCTAGATCCTCATCCCCTTTTTCCCAAATCTAGGATGTGTAAGTTTTATAAAACTTTATTTCGACCTACGAAAAGATTGGACCTTGTTGAGTGAGGCCGACTTTACAATCGTAAACGACATCTCCTAAATAGTTTGAGCCTTGTCCATCAGTTTGCTCTTCTTTGTAACCTGAGTCCATAAGCAACAAAAGTGTTTTTTCTAGTTAGTGACCCCACCTCGCGCCCTAGGCATGGAAAATAAATCTAGACCTGACCGAACCCGGGCGCCCCCGCCCAAAAATATAACGAGAAAAAACTATTTAGTTGGGAGCGGGTGCGAGAAAACCCCAGTTTTTAATTATGGGTGAGGGATTGAGGGCGGGAGATGCTAATACCCGCCCGACACCCACCCCGACCCGCACCCacctattaaatataatttatcacccttatttttaataattttattactcATTTACCattcttaatattaaaatatcaagtttattagaattattattctTTTATTACATATAGATTAAATAAAATGAAccaattattcaatttaattattgatttttgttacTATGAAAAAACTCACATAAGGATGACACTTACGTAAATATTTACAGAGTACTTTATTGTTATCCTCACAGTCCTTTAGACCCATGTCTAGAACGTAAAACTGCCCTAAGAAATCAATTGTGTCTTTCTCCATCTCGTTGAGCCTATCATAGTCGAAGCCATTTATCAATATAAGGCCACTCGCACAATATATAGGAAATTGATACTTGTCAGTTTCTTCGAACATGGCCATCAAACACTTTATGATGCCCCATACTCATACAAACTTATCTTTCTGATTCTTGTAGTTTGACAAGTATATGATAAACATGTCCTTATTGGAAAGGGAACTTATTGAGACCCTATCACATTTTTGAACACCCTTTTGTaccataaaaagaaaagaaaaattccTACCATCGGTGTGATATACAATATATCGAATCTTAATAAAAACCCAACTATTTAAATGTTGTTATAAGGTGGAAAAATTGAAGGTCTTCAAGATGTCACATCATAAAGAGTGAAGAGAATCCTCATTACCACGTCGAAAATAGCTTATGTGTACATGTAGAAGTATCCATTTCCCACCCTTAGCATTCTTCTGAAACAAGCTTTCTCTCCCATTATGTAAGGCTCCAATAGAACACCGTCCTCATATCTGGTAGTGGATATGTACAGAACTATACGAAATGAAGCCATTGTGGCCTCTCTATCAAAAAATAGGTTAATGCTTTTGACTTTGCCATTGAAATGAGCAACGTTCATGGTTGGCATCAATGATCCCACCCATCATGGGAAATAAGAAGGCAAAACAATGTCACTATCAATGCTCTTATCGCAATCAAAACTATTATAACTACTATTGTAACCCCAAACATCCTTAGCTCAATGAGCTTCCAATTGCCCTCTTCATTGTGCCAccttaaatttgaaaaataatggtTCCACATCCTACATCTCTCCTCACACATTTTACGCTATATTAAATCGTCATTTTTTTGCATTCTCTAATGGATACCATCACCCAGtcgttaaaataaaaaagatataatAGAAATAAAACTAATTAAGTGCGAGGAAGATTCACTTAGGAAAATGTTGGATTCAAGACCTAATGGAAGGAAGTACATTTTCCagaggaagaaggaagaagattGATGAAGTAATGAATAACCAATGACCAAAGGTCTtgtatttataaaagaaaattagcCTCCCTAAAATAAGTAGTTGTTAATAGGAGGTATATCCATCATTACCAAGCATATAGAGCCCTTACCCCAAGCATGCAAACAAGCGAATGATACATATTTGTTGGCCATTCACAAGGCAGtttaataatttaattgcatTAATTCCACCCTTAATCTTGAAGCTTAATCATTAAATCAAATAAGATAACTGCCAACACCCTTTGGAATGCCAAAACCAAAATTTAAACCCAGGCCAATTAAAAGATCAACTAATCCTTCTCCTTAACCACTCTGCCCTTACAATTCTCGTGCTTGAGAGATTGTGGGGTGAAATGTCCTCGCTTAATCACTTTTCTTATAGAGGCCTTAAGTTTGAGCAACCATGGATTAGAATGTACTTGCTTAATCATTACACCCTTAGAAGCCTTGTGCTCCAGGAATTATAGTCTGAAATATCTTTGGTCATAGCCAATTATCATATAACAAGTCCGTTGAAGGTCAAAGATCTCAGAAAATCAACTCTCCAATTTGTAAATGGCATAAGGAATAATTGAACAAGAAGGGGAGAAATCATGTGGCGAACACATGATCAAGCTCTCCCTAGCTCCCTTGTGTTGTATCTTGTAGGACATTGTAGCAAGCTGCATTTTAAGTAAGTTCACTGGGATTTTCTCAATCTATAACTAAAGTATTCATGATCCTATAGGTTAATCGCATATCCTACGATAAAGCGATGATTCACCCTGCTAGTAActcaaagttcaaaaaaaattcagCCATTTATAGACGTCATAACTGACCTCTCAGCCGACAATACAACCACATTTATAAATACCTAAAACCCTGTTATTTTCAATAATGCAGACATGTTATTATCTATTATACTAAGTACAAGTTACATATTCTAAAAATTATATACATCATAATATTGGTTTGGTCAACATTGTAAAAAGCTTACTAAAATACCTTATTTtgatcctatttataagaaaaatttatttttttagatacattaaataaataatgtaccTTAACAATATACATATAAGATACATTGTCTAGTCAATTAAtctatttttcttataaattagACTAGAAGgagtaatatatttaaatataaaaactaatctgttataaaaatataaaattaattctataaataaataaataaataaatatttttaattttattcaataagtgatatatatatatatatatatatatatatatatatatatatatatatatatatatatatatatatatatatatatatatatatatatttgaggtCAAAGacaatgaattttaaaaaataaaatatttactcCTTTAATTTTCCACagtaattaattattttcaattttaaaagaCTTTCAAGtatgataaaaaaataagataaaacaaGTTATGATTCAAAGATTGGTTAGTTATATTGTACTAGAAGCCTAACCATTTGTGTTAGACCTagtgaataattaatttaattgagtaaataaaaatataaatttattttaattgtgaatGAATTATTGTGCATAAAGCACTTCCAGTTCCCTCCACATCAATATCCGAACCAaattctcctctcccattctttCCCTCGTTTTctgttctctttctctctcccgCTTTTTTAATTTCCTACTATCCAAACACCTAGATCTCAATTCTCACCCAATTCATTTCAATCCTCTCGGAGCTCCGTCGCCGGCAGGTCATGTCCGGCACCCGAGCTCCTCCCGCCGCCGCATCTCCCTCCAGTCCACCCGACCAGATCATGAAACGGCAACCGCCGTTTTCATCCTTGAAACCTCCTTTTGTAGCTTCCGGAGATTACCACCGGTTCAACCCTGACCACCGGAGAAATCTCGACCAGGAAACTGAAGCTATCGTCGTTAAGACTCCTgtgagtttttcaattttttcaattttatttactttttcggTTAATTTGTTGCGTTTTTAGAGTAAGTTTTCAGTTTAGTGTTGGAATTGGAAATTATATTATAACAGTAGAGATCCGTTCAATTTTAGGTGTTTTTTTGGTTTGGAAACTGTTTGagaatttaattttaggttttaatCAGTTGTTTAGTTGTTAATTTGTTGAAATTAGTTGTGGAATTAGTTCTCAGAGTTGAAAAAACTGAATTATTATATAAATCAAGGAACTAGTTGCTGCGATGAAATTTAGTTATGCGGCAGTTTTCGTGGTTGCGGACTGTTTTTTAGAATCTTGACGAGGAAGTTGAGAGGAACAGAGGATATACTTGTTGATTACCCTATCAGTTGATATCATGATGTGATTGTAAGTTAATTAATTCTAGGTGGAAAGGATCATGTTGCAAGGAAAATAATTGGTTGCATTGGATGCTTTAAAATGGTCCGCAAAAGTCAGATTGAGTTGCAGATTTCTTTTTCCTggttatttttaaatgaaatttgCTATTTATCAAATTTGAGGAAAAAGGAACTGGCTTAACATACCCAAAGGAAGAGTATTAGGAAAGTTTTATGTGTATAGAAAAGTAACTCTACTTCAATAACTCCGTTTCGTGACTTGTTTCGTTTATTTTTGGAATCTTTagctttttcctttttaaattggATCATTTTAGTCAACTTAGTAGTGTTTCCGCGTGCCAAATGCATACATTTTTAGGTATCTGCTCAGAAGTAGGTCACTTAATCCTTATGTTACTTGTTGAGGAATTCTGAGTAAAGGTGTGTTGCACATCCTTGAAGTGCCTATGGTACCATGTGATATGATAGAAGCAATTGTGTATACATGTGTGGGATGCTCACTCCTCCTAATGTCATTGGGGCTCAGCAAATAAGGTTTTAATCAAGGGTTTCAAACTAACTGATCACAAACATTGACACTGACACCGATAATAATttgtaaaaatgaataaattgaacATAATCACATATATAAGTGTTGGGCACTGGATGCTCCTTTGTTCAGAGGTGTCGGTGGCTCGGTGCTATAAATTAACTGTATATTAGAATATGATGACGTGTAAAAATGAATTGAGGATAACTTTGTGATGGACTGACCTGCATTAACTCATAAATGTGGTAGGATGCttccctttttcttcttctttccaatATATCTTGACGTATTTAAAAGTATTGTGCTGTGCTCGCGTTGTCATTGGTATATTATAAAGAAATAtgaaaataagtaaatatttcttcacaacttccttTTCGTAGTTGATGTGAAGCTATATATTCATGGTTATGTTATTAATCGGACCACATCCACGCTGAATCACGGTTTCTTGGTGCGGCAGAAGGTCTTGCTTGAATTCAAAATGCAGACTCGGCGGAAGTTGAGTGTGGGTTTGCGGCTGCATTTTATGTTGAATTGCCTGATGATGGGCAAAGCAAGGGTCAGCAAGGGTCTTAGCACATAAAACCGTTCACTCTGGCCACAAATTGAAAGTTTCCAGCTATGAGCTGGTGTTTTTAAGCAAGAACCTCAAAGAGTCACCTACTGAGAAAAAGTAAAGAAGAATAACGGAGTAGAAGAAAGAGTAGACATAAGAAGAAACAAGGAAGGAGGAAAATAAAGCTGCAATATGGtggctttttcttcttccttttttggTCAAATGTGGTGGCTGTCTAATGTTTGATTTCATGGAGGGAACATTTTAAATTTATGATTTCCCATACTGGGCTTTAAATAAGTCTAGTAATGGGCCACCAACCCCTTTTTTCTACCCACACCTCAATTTTCTACCCACAGAAGACTAAAATGCCTCAGACATCACCTCTTCCACCTATCTTTTCATTCAGCTCCTCCTCTTTGCAATAGTGGCTATCCTGCCACCCTCTCTACCACTATCCCAGTTTTATGGTTTGCTGCTCTCCACTGCTATCCCAGATAAACAACAtagatttattattaaatttgttaCTTATGAAAATATGATTCTCTCTATTCTGACTTACTCTACAAAATCTTTTATATTGATTGCAATTATTATGTTCATACATTTTAGCAATTGAAGCGGAAAAGTGAAGCAGCTGGTTTTGAAGCTGATTCAGGTGTTAGGATGACTCCTGGATCCACTGAACCAGCCAATAGTCCTTCTCAGACGCCTGTATCTGGAAAGATGGGGAAGGGAGGCAAATCCTCTAGGATGACAAAATGCAACAGATCTGGAACTCAAACCCCAGGCCCAAATATTGGTGAGTATTATCTTCTAAACTCTGTTAAGGATTCTATATTTATCATTTTCGTAACTATATCAACCAACAAACACTATCTTTCCTTTAAATCTCGATTTTTGGCAAGCAAAATATTATATTCTCTTTTTAAATTTGCCAGGTTCTCCTTCGGGAAATAATCTCACTCCTGCTGGTCCATGTCGATATGACAGCTCTTTAGGTATTACTTAATTTCTCAGTCTTGATCAGTTCATTGTCAATTATCAGAGGTTTATTGTTATTCAATTCTTTATATTGTAAGTTACACATTAAACTCTTGTAGTTTCTCCCTTTTTAAAATAACCTCCACTTATCATTTTTTTTCAAGACGCGAGTCACTTAACCCCTGAACTATGGTTTAAGTTGAAAATGGTTTAGTAACTGTAATGTCGAGTGTTGTTTATTGAGTAGTATGAGTAACACTCTTTCTAACACACACTCTCTTATTGGGTGAAATCACGGGGATCCCACCACTTTACGTGGAACTCATTTTTGAGATAATGTTGAACTTCCATTTAAATTGAAGATTTAATATTTTTCTGTAAAACCAATGTTTGGGGCGGTTAAATGGAAAAAACAGGTTAGGTGGGTTTATTTGTAATGTGGTGCAAGTATTGGGGGGTAAAGTGTAGTCTATTCTTTCGTTATATGTTTGACTGATGAATTAAGTTTCTGGATACATTTTCTCATTATCCTATATatcattttgttaaaaaaaattaggtctgttaacaaaaaaattcatcaatttaatCAAACAAGCAGAGGATGGTATTCTTGATCTAAATAAAGCTGCTGACACATTAGAGGTAACATATTTTCTTGTGGTCTTATGATTCCACGCTGATTATTGAAATGTTTGATTACTTGATGAAGCTTTTGTGTCAACAGGTGCAAAAGAGGAGGATATATGATATAACAAATGTTCTTGAAGGGATTGGCCTTATAGAGAAAAAGCTCAAGAACAGAATTCAGTGGAAGTAGGAATTCTTTCTATTAATCTGATATTGttgtcatattttttatttaagatgtTGAAACACTTCTTACCATCTTCTTTGATGATTGACCAGGGGCCTGGATGTTTCAAAACCAGGGGAAGCTGATGATAGTTTTGCTAGTTTACAGGTTAGGAGTGATTACATCTTGTCTTTGGAAATTACATGGATATTATTTTCTTTGGAAGATCTATAGTCTGGTGGTTCAGTCAAATTTATAATTTCTTGTCAAGAACTTTTCATTATTCAGGCTGAAGCTACCTGGACTTTAAATCATTTTATGCGAGACAGCTTGtcaacaatttttatttatttgattgaaGTAGATTTCAAACTTTCTGACTAACATGATTTAAAGCatataatagataatagatttGAAAGTAGTATTTAGTCTTGACATGTTTTGGTGATGATTTGTTTTCATTTCTCATATGCAGGCAGAAATTGAAAATTTAACGATGGAGGAACGCCGGTTAGATGAACAAATAAGGTTCTTGCATTTGCTGATTCTTTTTTATTGCATAATTCCAGAGTTTGCCTGTAGTCTATTAAGTGTTTAAGTTTTTTCATTATTACAGGGAGATGCAAGAAAGACTACGGGATCTTAGCGAAGATGAAAATAATGAGAAGTAATATTATTTTACCTAAATCCAAATTTGGGTCATTTTGCCAACTTTATTTGATGTTGTTATTTTTAATCTATTTCTATTCAAAGGTTGCTTTTTGTTACTGAGGAGGATATAAAGAACTTGCCCTGCTTCCAGGTTAGTTTCCCTATCTATGAATTTCAATATATATGGTGATTCTGTTTCCTTTGCTTATATATAAATTCATTTTGGATTATAACTGTTGCTAGTTTCCTATTTTCAGAATGAAACCTTGATAGCAATTAAAGCTCCACATGGAACCACTTTGGAAGTCCCTGATCCTGATGAGGTATTTGAGAGAGCACAAGAAGTTGTCTAGAAGTAATTAATAACCCATTTGTCTATTTAAATGCAAATTCCATCTTTCCTGTCAGGCCGCTGATTATCCGCAGAGGAGATACAGGATAGTCCTGAGAAGCACAATGGGCCCAATAGATGTTTACCTTGTTAGGTATGCTTAATATTTTTGAGTGTTTTGCTATCATTTACTTTAAGCGTCAATTAGCTATTACAATGGCATGGTCATTCAGATGACCATGCCATGTAAAGCAACGATGCTTGAGGCTTGCAACATGCTATAGAGTTGGCATTCCTGATCTTCCCTTTTTCACTGCCTATCTAGCCAATTTGAAGAGAAGTTTGAGGAGATTAACGGTGTTGAGGTTGCACCCAAAATTCCATCTAATCCAGAAGTTAGCCAGCATCCGTCACCTGTAGTCCCAGAAGACAAAGACAAAGGGAAGGAAATAGAAGTGCAGAGACAAGACGGTGAAGGGCCTAGTTCAGATCTTACCAACAATCACGACTTCGTTAGTGGGATCATGAAGATTGTCCCTTCAGATGTTGCGGTAAGCATCACCTCAATATTGGTAATTGTTAGGAAAGAGTATACCTTATGCTGAGAGTACCAATGTTTGTGGGAGTCATCTTTCTAAAAACATAAATTACTGTATTGGTGTGAAGGTTTTAGAGCTGTTTCTGAATTAGGAAATGAAAGCAAAAGTCTTGGAGCTAATTTGAAATTATGGTTTCTTTTTGCAGAGTGATGCCGATTACTGGCTTTTATCAGATGCCGATGTTAGCATAACCGACATGTGGAGAACAGAACGTATCCTCTATTGACACCTTAGTCTCTATTTCATTCATTATTTTTCTCTATCACACACTAGGAGAGACGTTTGGAAGttccatatttaaaaaataataattaaatcttACCCTGGAGATGTGTTGTAATTTCCTATATATATTTACAGCCGGAGTTGAATGGAATGAACTCAACGCACTTCAAGAAGATTATTGTATGGCTCGAGTGGACAATACAACCCCAAATCATCCTCCGAACACAGGTGACGAGTCTTCTGCAGCCAACCCTACTGTAGGTTGAAGCCTTGAAAGCATTAATTGTGAATCTAAAGTGAAAATGATGTTCTTTCTCCAACTGAGAACCTATGACATCCAGCCATCTCCCTGTTGTATCCTCTTCAACATAGTCCCAGAGGTTGGATTGAAGGTTCCTAGAAGCTCATCCAAAGGAACTTAATGGCCAGTCAAATGGCTAATTGTACAGTTAGTATTAGGCAATCCATGCAACTTTGCACTTCAAGAGGAAAAAACCTATGGCTTTGGTGAACCCATCTTTTGTATATTATTGTAAGTCCCGGTTTTCTAGTGCAGCTAACTCTACTAGCTCAATGTGTGTTTGCAAAGAAATAAAACAACACATTACATATTGTTAACTGAGATAGAATAATGCTCTCAAGCAATGCGCATTTCTCAGCTAACTGTTGGTCAAATAATAAGTTTCATATGAGATTCTATGATCCTTATGTTTCTTTGAAACTTTGTAAataactttttgtttctttctgttCATCTTTCTTTACTTTCAAATATCAGTGTCTCTAAGCAGTAACACACAGGTACTAGTGAGCTACATCGAATGCCACCATATAACCAAACTATAGCAATATTGGTAGTTAAAGACTGTTTATAATTTAACATCACTTTAGCTATTGTTGACAGTAAAATGGATTTACATGTCCACGAGAGTGGAAATAATGTTCCTCTGGCAATGGAAATGAGAATATATTACAAGTAGTATACTACAACAAAAACACTGGTGTTTGATGGTACCACTATTAGCTACTTATCTTTCTCAGCTTTCTTTCCAATCCAACCAGCTACAATTGTGGTAAGAGCTACTGTGGGTGGAAACCTAATTGGTGATGCAGCTTTATGTGCAGCATATGCCAAAGCAAAGGTACCAACCTTTTCACCGTTTGCATCTGTATTGATTCCTACCTGAAGATAGAACATCATAATGTATGAATTATAGGaagttatttttgttttaatcacATCGCAATCAACATTTGATTCTGTATGAGTATTTACCTTCTGAAGCAAACTTTGAACATCTACCCCAGCATTGATTAGTGCGTAACAAAGACCGAAAGAAATCAATGACAGAGTAATGGAGGTGACCAGGTATGCTCCTCCATATTTTGCCAGCAACTCCTTGGCTTGATCCCCTTTAGATTTCTTTTGTTCCTCCCCTTCTTCCTTTGAGCTAAAAATCTGTATGAGACCATAATTTTCATTAGggtttaggatttaggttttggaGCGAATAAGTGTTTCATATAGTCTATTGTGCATTGATGCATGAAAATCATTTGGACGCTAACCTATAGTATAAGCTTGTGGTATTATTCATTCTATCGATTAAAGACAGTAACCTAATTGTCGCCGATTTGGAAAAAAGAAATAAGGAAACAATAATGAATGCTTCCAAACTCTACTTATATTCATTTTCACTTATTTTTGTCAAATCGACTCTGATTAGGTTACTGTGTCTCAGGAGTAAAGATATAGAGAATCTTAAACTTCTACTTTAAAGGGGAGAATGTTATCTAAGTTATGCATTTAAAGCAAGAAAAATAGATAGCTTACTAGCACATAACATGACACAAACATGAAATTGAAGATAAGAGAAAAAAACAGGCACCTTCCAAAGACCAGCTTCAAGACCATACTTCTTAGTGACATCCTCAGGTGAAGAT contains:
- the LOC131601813 gene encoding transcription factor E2FB translates to MSGTRAPPAAASPSSPPDQIMKRQPPFSSLKPPFVASGDYHRFNPDHRRNLDQETEAIVVKTPQLKRKSEAAGFEADSGVRMTPGSTEPANSPSQTPVSGKMGKGGKSSRMTKCNRSGTQTPGPNIGSPSGNNLTPAGPCRYDSSLGLLTKKFINLIKQAEDGILDLNKAADTLEVQKRRIYDITNVLEGIGLIEKKLKNRIQWKGLDVSKPGEADDSFASLQAEIENLTMEERRLDEQIREMQERLRDLSEDENNEKLLFVTEEDIKNLPCFQNETLIAIKAPHGTTLEVPDPDEAADYPQRRYRIVLRSTMGPIDVYLVSQFEEKFEEINGVEVAPKIPSNPEVSQHPSPVVPEDKDKGKEIEVQRQDGEGPSSDLTNNHDFVSGIMKIVPSDVASDADYWLLSDADVSITDMWRTEPGVEWNELNALQEDYCMARVDNTTPNHPPNTGDESSAANPTVG
- the LOC131601814 gene encoding uncharacterized protein LOC131601814, with the translated sequence MATFLLLPSPSCASSSLGNKGSYRFCCSLASIHTRKSREFRVRAVKEKTEEIKSTSKTSSPEDVTKKYGLEAGLWKIFSSKEEGEEQKKSKGDQAKELLAKYGGAYLVTSITLSLISFGLCYALINAGVDVQSLLQKVGINTDANGEKVGTFALAYAAHKAASPIRFPPTVALTTIVAGWIGKKAEKDK